The following are from one region of the Pseudazoarcus pumilus genome:
- a CDS encoding CTP synthase, whose protein sequence is MTKYVFVTGGVVSSLGKGIAAASLGAILESRGIRVTHLKLDPYINVDPGTMSPFQHGEVFVTEDGAETDLDLGHYERFTSAKMSRRNNFTTGQIYESVIKKERRGEYLGKTVQVIPHITDEIKLFIQRGAEGADVAIVEIGGTVGDIESLPFLEAIRQMGIEEGRNRTCFIHLTLLPYIPTAGELKTKPTQHSVKELREIGIQPDILLCRADRPVPADERRKIALFCNVMPEAVIECLDADSIYKIPGMLHDQMLDQIVCHKLDILARAADLAVWERLVHALEHPKHAVDIAFVGKYVDLTESYKSLIEALNHAGMHTEAKVNIRYIDSEDIERDGCAMLSGMHAILVPGGFGKRGTEGKIAAIRYARENKVPYLGICLGMQLAVVEFARNVAGLAGAHSTEFETDTPYPVIGLITEWEDRSGKREKRSEDSDLGGTMRLGGQLCHLEADTLAREIYGTSEIIERHRHRYEVNNHLLPQLEAKGLRVAGRAGGTELCEMVELPDHPWFVGCQFHPEFTSNPRTGHPLFTAYLKAAIAAKQGKAGK, encoded by the coding sequence ATGACCAAATACGTCTTCGTTACCGGTGGTGTCGTGTCCTCGCTGGGCAAGGGCATCGCCGCAGCCTCCCTGGGCGCAATTCTCGAGTCGCGCGGCATCCGCGTCACGCACCTCAAGCTCGATCCGTACATCAACGTCGATCCGGGCACGATGAGCCCGTTCCAGCACGGCGAGGTCTTCGTCACCGAGGACGGTGCCGAGACCGACCTCGATCTGGGCCACTACGAGCGCTTCACCAGCGCCAAGATGAGCCGTCGCAACAACTTCACGACCGGGCAGATCTACGAGTCGGTGATCAAGAAGGAACGGCGCGGCGAGTACCTGGGCAAGACCGTGCAGGTCATCCCGCACATCACCGACGAGATCAAGCTGTTCATCCAGCGCGGCGCCGAGGGTGCCGATGTCGCCATCGTCGAGATCGGCGGCACGGTGGGCGACATCGAATCGCTGCCGTTCCTCGAGGCGATCCGCCAGATGGGCATCGAGGAGGGGCGCAACCGCACCTGCTTCATTCATCTGACGCTGCTGCCCTACATCCCGACGGCCGGTGAGCTCAAGACCAAGCCGACACAGCACTCGGTCAAGGAGCTGCGCGAGATCGGCATCCAGCCCGACATCCTGCTGTGCCGCGCGGATCGCCCGGTGCCGGCCGACGAGCGGCGCAAGATCGCGCTGTTCTGCAACGTCATGCCCGAAGCGGTGATCGAGTGTCTCGACGCCGATTCCATCTACAAGATTCCGGGCATGCTCCACGACCAGATGCTCGACCAGATCGTGTGCCACAAGCTCGACATCCTGGCGCGCGCGGCCGACCTGGCGGTGTGGGAACGTCTGGTGCATGCGCTCGAGCATCCCAAGCATGCGGTGGACATTGCCTTCGTCGGCAAGTACGTCGATCTCACCGAGTCGTACAAGTCGCTGATCGAAGCGCTCAACCACGCCGGCATGCACACCGAGGCCAAGGTCAACATCCGCTACATCGATTCCGAAGACATCGAGCGCGATGGCTGCGCGATGCTCTCGGGCATGCATGCCATCCTGGTTCCCGGCGGCTTCGGCAAGCGCGGTACCGAAGGCAAGATCGCAGCCATCCGTTACGCGCGCGAGAACAAGGTGCCGTATCTGGGCATCTGTCTGGGCATGCAGCTGGCGGTGGTCGAGTTCGCGCGCAACGTGGCGGGGCTGGCCGGCGCGCACTCGACCGAGTTCGAGACGGATACCCCTTACCCCGTGATCGGCCTGATCACCGAGTGGGAAGATCGCAGCGGAAAGCGCGAGAAGCGCAGCGAGGATTCCGATCTGGGCGGTACCATGCGCCTTGGTGGTCAGCTGTGCCATCTCGAGGCCGATACGCTGGCGCGCGAGATCTACGGCACATCGGAGATCATCGAGCGCCACCGTCACCGCTACGAGGTCAACAACCACCTGTTGCCGCAACTCGAAGCCAAGGGGCTGCGCGTGGCCGGGCGCGCCGGCGGAACCGAATTGTGTGAGATGGTCGAGCTGCCGGATCACCCGTGGTTCGTGGGCTGCCAGTTCCATCCCGAGTTCACGTCCAACCCGCGTACCGGGCATCCGTTGTTCACGGCCTATCTGAAGGCCGCAATCGCCGCAAAACAGGGCAAGGCAGGCAAGTGA
- a CDS encoding isochorismatase family protein, with amino-acid sequence MNAAGFRMRRAHSALLVIDVQQRLAPAIEDGRNVVAHCVWLMRLAERLGVPVVVTEHCPDKIGASVEAILQAAAGVQVCAKRMFSAVADGCLVGSAVHECEDIVVCGTETHVCVQQTALDLTHAGKRVFLVADAVGSRRPMDRDVAIERMRGHGIDIVTREMVAFEWLENGDDPLFGEVNREFLR; translated from the coding sequence ATGAACGCAGCCGGTTTTCGCATGCGTCGCGCGCACTCGGCGCTGCTGGTGATCGACGTGCAGCAGCGTCTCGCGCCGGCGATCGAAGACGGTCGCAACGTGGTCGCGCATTGCGTATGGCTGATGCGCCTGGCCGAGCGGCTGGGCGTGCCGGTGGTCGTGACCGAGCACTGCCCGGACAAGATCGGCGCCAGCGTCGAGGCCATCCTGCAGGCCGCCGCAGGTGTTCAGGTGTGCGCCAAGCGCATGTTCTCGGCGGTGGCCGACGGCTGTCTCGTGGGCTCGGCGGTGCATGAGTGCGAGGACATCGTGGTGTGCGGCACCGAGACCCACGTGTGCGTGCAGCAGACGGCACTGGACCTGACACATGCGGGCAAAAGGGTGTTCCTGGTCGCCGATGCCGTCGGTTCGCGCCGACCGATGGATCGCGATGTGGCGATCGAACGCATGCGCGGGCACGGCATCGACATCGTTACGCGCGAAATGGTGGCCTTCGAGTGGCTGGAAAACGGCGACGATCCGCTGTTCGGCGAGGTCAACCGGGAGTTTCTGCGGTAG
- a CDS encoding acetoacetate--CoA ligase, translated as MAQHDRPMWAPKPEHVARSAMTCFARQVALRHGACVADYAGLHRWSVEHRAEFWGAVWDFCEVIGQRGESVLESRDAMPGAKWFPEARLNFAENLLRRRDSVDAIVFRGEDRVERRMSFGQLHAAVAQCAAALRAHGVGRGDRVAAWMPNMPETVVLMLASASVGAVFTSASPDFGVRGVLDRFGQTQPKLLVAADGYFYNRKHIATLARLAEVVRALPSVERVVVVPYAGPAEALDGVRGAQSWDTFVAPHRDVREIAFEQLPFDHPLYILYSSGTTGVPKCIVHGAGGTLLQHLKEHRLHCDLRAGDRLFYFTTCGWMMWNWLVSALASGVTLLLYDGAPTLDDGAALFDYADAEGMTHLGTSAKFIDAIAKAGLSPRRTHRLDALRMLLSTGSPLVPEGFDYVYREIKADLCLASISGGTDIVSCFVLGNPDLPVWRGEIQCAGLGMAVDVVDEAGKPLAQGKGELVCRASFPSMPTGFWNDADGSRYHKAYFERFPGLWCHGDFCERTAHVGFVIHGRSDATLNPGGVRIGTAEIYRQVEQLDEVLESVAIGQDWPPDRPVDVRVVLFVRLRDGVVLDDALIARIREAVRANTTPRHVPARIVQVAEIPRTRSGKLVELAVRRVVHGEPVDNFEALANPEALAHFRDRPELRT; from the coding sequence ATGGCGCAACATGATCGGCCGATGTGGGCGCCGAAGCCGGAGCACGTCGCGCGCAGCGCGATGACGTGTTTCGCCCGGCAGGTGGCGCTGCGCCACGGCGCCTGCGTCGCGGACTACGCGGGCCTGCACCGCTGGTCGGTCGAGCATCGCGCCGAGTTCTGGGGCGCGGTGTGGGATTTCTGCGAGGTGATCGGCCAGCGCGGTGAATCCGTGCTCGAGTCACGCGACGCGATGCCGGGCGCGAAATGGTTTCCGGAAGCGCGCCTTAACTTCGCCGAAAACCTGTTGCGGCGACGCGACAGCGTCGATGCGATCGTCTTCCGCGGCGAGGATCGCGTGGAGCGGCGCATGAGCTTCGGCCAGTTGCACGCTGCGGTGGCGCAGTGCGCGGCGGCGTTGCGCGCGCATGGTGTCGGGCGCGGCGATCGTGTCGCCGCATGGATGCCGAACATGCCCGAAACCGTCGTGTTGATGCTCGCCAGCGCGAGCGTCGGTGCGGTGTTTACCTCCGCCTCGCCTGACTTTGGTGTGCGCGGTGTGCTCGACCGTTTCGGCCAGACGCAGCCGAAGCTGCTGGTCGCCGCCGACGGCTATTTCTACAACCGCAAGCACATCGCAACGCTGGCGCGCCTGGCCGAGGTCGTGCGCGCGCTGCCGTCGGTCGAGCGTGTCGTCGTCGTGCCCTATGCCGGCCCGGCCGAGGCGCTCGACGGGGTGCGCGGCGCGCAGTCCTGGGATACGTTCGTCGCGCCTCACCGGGACGTGCGCGAGATCGCCTTCGAGCAGCTTCCCTTCGACCATCCCCTCTACATTCTGTATTCCTCGGGCACCACCGGCGTGCCCAAGTGCATCGTGCATGGGGCCGGCGGCACCTTGTTGCAACACCTCAAGGAGCATCGCCTGCACTGCGATCTGCGCGCCGGCGATCGCCTGTTCTACTTCACGACCTGCGGCTGGATGATGTGGAACTGGCTGGTCAGTGCGCTGGCCAGTGGCGTTACGCTGCTGCTCTACGATGGTGCGCCGACGCTCGACGATGGCGCTGCGCTGTTCGACTACGCCGACGCCGAAGGCATGACGCATCTGGGTACATCGGCGAAGTTCATCGACGCCATCGCCAAGGCCGGTCTTTCACCGCGCCGCACGCATCGGCTCGACGCGCTGCGCATGCTGCTGTCGACCGGAAGCCCGCTGGTGCCCGAGGGCTTCGATTACGTCTATCGCGAAATCAAGGCCGATCTGTGCCTGGCGTCGATCTCTGGCGGCACCGACATCGTGTCGTGCTTCGTGCTCGGCAATCCGGACCTGCCGGTGTGGCGCGGCGAGATCCAGTGCGCCGGGCTGGGCATGGCGGTCGATGTCGTCGACGAGGCCGGCAAGCCACTCGCGCAAGGCAAGGGCGAGCTCGTGTGTCGCGCGTCCTTCCCGTCGATGCCGACCGGCTTCTGGAACGATGCCGACGGCAGCCGCTACCATAAGGCCTATTTCGAGCGCTTTCCGGGTCTGTGGTGTCATGGCGATTTCTGCGAGCGCACCGCGCACGTGGGCTTCGTCATCCACGGCCGCTCGGACGCGACGCTCAACCCCGGTGGGGTGCGCATCGGTACGGCCGAGATCTACCGCCAGGTCGAGCAGCTCGACGAGGTTCTCGAATCGGTGGCGATCGGCCAGGACTGGCCGCCCGACAGGCCGGTCGACGTGCGCGTGGTGCTGTTCGTGCGCCTGCGCGACGGGGTGGTACTCGATGACGCGCTGATCGCGCGCATCCGCGAGGCCGTGCGTGCCAACACCACGCCGCGCCACGTGCCGGCGCGCATCGTTCAGGTGGCGGAGATTCCGCGCACCCGCAGTGGAAAACTGGTCGAGCTGGCCGTGCGGCGAGTGGTCCATGGCGAGCCGGTCGACAATTTCGAGGCGCTGGCCAATCCCGAGGCGCTGGCGCACTTTCGCGACCGGCCCGAACTGAGGACATGA
- a CDS encoding electron transfer flavoprotein-ubiquinone oxidoreductase, which produces MERESMEFDILVIGAGPAGLAAAIRLAQRAREADRELSVCVLEKAPEPGAHTLSGAVMDPRGLDALLPGWRERAPQVTPATEDEFLFLGANTARRVPHALLPACFQNQGNLIVRLGHLVKWLAEEAEALGVEIYPGFAAADLVFAEDGAVRGVLTGDLGRTRDGEPGLGFEPGMELTARYTLFAEGCRGHLGKRLEAHFGLREGADPQTYGIGIKELWEVLPDHHRPGRVTHTAGWPLANDTYGGGFIYHLDDGLVATGFVVGLDYTNPWLSPFNEFQRFKTHPALRPIFAGGRRIAYGARAIAAGGLQSLPKTVFPGGALIGDDAGYLNAARIKGIHAAIESGMLGADAAFEAVCADRHGDELDAYPAAFRDSALHAELARTRNFKPLMKLGLVAGSLAFGIDQLVLRGRAPWTLHNRADHTSLRDAAVCPRVDYPAPDGQVSFDLPSSVFLSNTNHTEDQPCHLRLQDATVPIALNLTRYAAPEQRYCPAGVYEIVEDAAGPRLQINAANCVHCKSCDIKDPAQNIEWVPPQGGEGPIYSGM; this is translated from the coding sequence ATGGAACGCGAAAGCATGGAATTCGACATTCTCGTCATCGGCGCCGGTCCGGCCGGGCTGGCCGCGGCGATCCGGCTCGCGCAACGCGCGCGCGAGGCCGACCGTGAACTATCGGTATGCGTACTCGAAAAAGCGCCCGAACCCGGGGCCCACACCCTCTCCGGTGCGGTCATGGACCCGCGCGGACTCGACGCGCTACTCCCCGGCTGGCGCGAGCGAGCGCCGCAGGTCACCCCTGCGACGGAAGACGAGTTCCTGTTCCTCGGCGCCAACACGGCGCGACGCGTACCGCATGCACTGCTGCCGGCGTGCTTCCAGAACCAGGGCAATCTGATCGTGCGTCTGGGCCATCTGGTCAAGTGGCTGGCCGAGGAAGCCGAGGCGCTGGGGGTGGAGATCTACCCCGGCTTCGCCGCCGCCGACCTCGTCTTCGCCGAGGACGGGGCGGTACGCGGCGTACTCACCGGCGACCTGGGACGCACGCGCGATGGCGAGCCGGGCCTGGGCTTCGAGCCCGGCATGGAATTGACTGCGCGCTACACGCTGTTCGCCGAGGGCTGCCGCGGTCACCTGGGCAAGCGGCTGGAAGCGCACTTCGGTCTGCGCGAAGGCGCAGACCCGCAAACCTACGGCATCGGCATCAAGGAATTGTGGGAAGTGCTTCCGGACCACCACCGCCCGGGGCGGGTCACACATACGGCCGGCTGGCCGCTGGCGAACGACACCTACGGCGGCGGATTCATCTATCACCTCGACGACGGCCTGGTGGCCACCGGCTTCGTCGTCGGATTGGACTACACCAATCCGTGGCTCTCACCGTTCAACGAGTTCCAGCGCTTCAAGACGCATCCGGCGCTGCGCCCGATCTTCGCGGGCGGCCGGCGCATCGCCTATGGCGCGCGCGCCATCGCGGCAGGCGGACTGCAGTCGCTGCCGAAAACCGTCTTCCCCGGTGGCGCGCTGATCGGCGACGACGCGGGCTACCTCAACGCGGCGCGCATCAAGGGCATCCATGCAGCCATCGAATCCGGCATGCTCGGCGCCGATGCAGCCTTCGAGGCGGTGTGCGCCGATCGTCACGGCGACGAGCTGGACGCTTATCCGGCCGCCTTCCGCGACAGTGCCCTGCATGCCGAACTTGCGCGCACACGCAATTTCAAGCCGCTGATGAAGCTGGGTCTGGTCGCCGGCTCGCTGGCCTTCGGCATCGACCAGCTGGTGTTGCGCGGACGCGCGCCGTGGACGCTGCACAATCGCGCGGATCACACCAGTCTGCGCGATGCCGCCGTCTGCCCTCGCGTCGACTACCCGGCGCCGGACGGCCAGGTCAGCTTCGACCTGCCCTCGTCGGTATTCCTGTCCAACACCAACCACACCGAGGACCAGCCCTGCCACCTGCGTCTGCAAGACGCGACCGTGCCGATCGCGCTCAACCTCACACGCTACGCGGCGCCCGAGCAGCGCTACTGTCCAGCCGGCGTCTACGAGATCGTGGAAGACGCCGCCGGCCCACGCCTGCAGATCAACGCCGCCAACTGCGTGCATTGCAAGAGCTGCGACATCAAGGATCCGGCGCAGAACATCGAATGGGTACCGCCCCAAGGCGGCGAAGGGCCGATCTACTCGGGCATGTAG
- a CDS encoding copper chaperone PCu(A)C, whose translation MKKLFVASLSLAILSAPVLAGVQIEEPWVRATVAQQKASGAFMMLTASKDARLVGASSPAAGVVEIHEMKMESQIMRMRRIEAVDLPAGEVVTLAPGGHHVMLMDLVAPLSEGGEVALTLTIEYADGTRESLEVAAPVRSLSHRPSGGHGHHMR comes from the coding sequence GTGAAGAAGCTATTTGTCGCATCCCTGTCGCTCGCCATCCTGTCGGCTCCCGTGTTGGCCGGCGTCCAGATCGAAGAGCCCTGGGTGCGTGCTACCGTCGCCCAGCAAAAAGCCTCGGGCGCGTTCATGATGCTGACCGCGTCGAAGGATGCGCGTCTGGTCGGGGCCTCGTCGCCGGCAGCCGGTGTTGTCGAGATCCACGAGATGAAGATGGAAAGCCAGATCATGCGCATGCGCCGCATCGAGGCGGTCGACCTTCCGGCCGGCGAGGTCGTGACGCTCGCGCCAGGTGGTCATCACGTGATGCTGATGGATCTGGTCGCGCCCTTGTCCGAAGGCGGCGAAGTGGCACTGACGCTGACGATCGAGTACGCCGACGGCACGCGCGAGTCGCTCGAGGTCGCCGCGCCGGTGCGTTCGCTCAGCCATCGCCCGAGCGGTGGTCACGGGCATCACATGCGCTGA
- a CDS encoding DUF2946 family protein: MRLSSRFLRLISRFALCAVLAAALLPGLGHGVAAAAAYPDWVEVCTPDGVQLRGAADDSAPGRAGLLSAHCALCLIPASDDYAEPTNGPLVRLVEGVLRTPAPHTSAHFPLDARSPAQARAPPAIG; this comes from the coding sequence ATGCGCCTGTCTTCCCGCTTCCTGCGCCTCATCTCCCGTTTCGCGCTGTGCGCGGTGCTCGCGGCCGCCTTGCTGCCCGGGCTTGGCCATGGTGTCGCGGCTGCGGCTGCGTACCCGGACTGGGTCGAGGTGTGTACGCCCGATGGTGTCCAATTGCGCGGCGCCGCGGACGATTCGGCCCCGGGCAGGGCGGGCTTGCTCAGCGCGCATTGCGCGCTTTGCCTGATTCCGGCGAGTGACGATTACGCCGAGCCGACGAACGGGCCGCTGGTGCGCCTCGTCGAAGGCGTGCTTCGCACTCCCGCACCGCACACATCGGCGCATTTCCCCCTCGATGCGCGTTCGCCTGCGCAGGCGCGCGCGCCTCCGGCGATCGGCTGA
- a CDS encoding DUF1328 domain-containing protein, whose amino-acid sequence MLSWTLIFLAVALVAGVLGFTGIAGTAAGIAKVLFFIFLVLLVISLFTGQAAI is encoded by the coding sequence ATGCTTAGCTGGACCCTGATCTTTCTGGCGGTCGCTCTCGTCGCCGGGGTGCTCGGATTCACGGGCATCGCCGGCACGGCGGCCGGCATCGCGAAGGTGCTGTTCTTCATCTTCCTCGTGTTGCTGGTGATCTCGCTGTTCACCGGACAGGCCGCCATCTGA
- the purL gene encoding phosphoribosylformylglycinamidine synthase: protein MAEILKLRGRAALSPARLDRLQPTFAQALPAARSVVALHWYFIELTASLSGDEQSRLIELLGADAVADDCAEPMLLVVPRLGTISPWSSKATDIAHQCGFDKIVRIERGTAWLFAGVKSLAERDREALAPLLHDRMTESVLTTFDEADALFHHYEPQPLTTVGVIEGGRAALVAANTELGLALSDDEIDYLVDNFTRIGRDPTDVELMMFAQANSEHCRHKIFNADWVIDGQPQDKTLFGMIRDTHKAHPQGTVVAYSDNASIIEGAEGDRLYPDADGRWTYHRELTHILTKVETHNHPTAISPFPGAATGAGGEIRDEGATGRGSRPKAGLTGFSVSNLNIPDFAQPWESATGRPERIASALDIMIEGPLGGAAFNNEFGRPNLAGYFRTFEQAVEGEVRGYHKPIMIAGGLGNIQDQQSFKIEFAPGTLLIQLGGPGMLIGLGGGAASSMATGTNTADLDFASVQRGNPEIQRRCQEVIDACWQQGEANPILSIHDVGAGGLSNAMPELADSAKLGAHFELREVHIEEPGMSPREIWSNESQERYVLAVSPERLADFRAICERERCPFAVLGTATDDGHLTVTDRHFGNKPVDMEMQVLLGKPPKMTREVSRRAVHLPPFDLTDIDLAEAAFRVLRLPTVASKNFLITIGDRSVGGLTARDQMVGPWQIPVADVAVTSLDFHGYKGEAFAMGERTPLACLDAPASGRMAVGEAITNIAAADIAELGQVKLSANWMAAAGHKGEDARLFDTVATVSRFCQDAGLSIPVGKDSLSMRTAWNENGEDKQVVAPLSLIVTSFAPVADVRRTLTPQLRLEQGVETELLLIDLGDGANRLGGSALAQVYGSVGESAPDVSAECLAAFFAAIQSLRADGLLLAYHDRSDGGLFATLCEMAFASRCGLSIVLDTVCYDAQANDVDGLDKQPDTLKGRFTDRILAGLFAEELGAVVQIRRDDRSRVAGVLREAGLACHFIGEPNDTDALRIRRNAKLVFEAPRAELLQAWSETSHRIAALRDDAECAREEFEALADAGDPGLSVALSFDPADDVAAPMINTGARPKIAILREQGVNSQVEMAAAFERAGFDAFDVHMSDLQAGRRDLADFHGLAACGGFSYGDVLGAGQGWAKSILFNPQLRAGFEAFFGRDDTFALGVCNGCQMMAHLAEIIPGAAHWPTFQRNRSEQFEARFVMAEIVESPSILFAGMAGSRMPIVVSHGEGRAVFSSDADRAGAIAAVRYVDNRGAVAEKYPANPNGSSDGLTGFTTPDGRFTIMMPHPERSFRTVQMSWAPESLGEDSPWARMFRNARVWLG, encoded by the coding sequence ATGGCCGAAATCCTCAAGCTGCGCGGTCGCGCCGCGCTGTCTCCCGCCCGTCTCGACCGACTTCAGCCCACCTTTGCGCAAGCCCTGCCGGCAGCCCGCTCGGTGGTTGCTCTGCACTGGTATTTCATCGAGCTGACGGCGTCGCTGTCGGGCGATGAACAATCGCGTCTGATCGAACTGCTCGGGGCCGATGCCGTGGCCGACGACTGCGCCGAACCCATGCTGCTGGTCGTGCCGCGTCTGGGTACGATCTCGCCGTGGTCGTCCAAGGCCACCGACATCGCGCACCAGTGCGGCTTCGACAAGATCGTGCGCATCGAGCGCGGCACGGCCTGGCTGTTCGCCGGCGTGAAGTCGCTCGCCGAGCGCGACCGCGAGGCGCTCGCGCCGCTGCTGCACGACCGCATGACCGAGTCGGTGCTGACGACCTTCGATGAGGCCGACGCGCTGTTTCACCACTATGAACCGCAGCCGTTGACCACCGTCGGCGTGATCGAGGGCGGGCGCGCCGCGCTGGTAGCCGCCAATACCGAACTCGGGCTGGCGCTGTCGGATGACGAGATCGATTACCTCGTCGACAATTTCACCCGCATCGGCCGCGACCCGACCGACGTCGAGCTGATGATGTTCGCGCAGGCCAACTCCGAGCACTGCCGTCACAAGATCTTCAACGCCGACTGGGTGATCGACGGCCAGCCGCAGGACAAGACCCTGTTCGGCATGATCCGCGACACGCACAAGGCGCATCCGCAAGGCACGGTGGTGGCCTACTCGGACAACGCCTCGATCATCGAGGGTGCCGAGGGCGACCGTCTGTATCCGGACGCCGACGGCCGCTGGACCTATCACCGCGAACTGACCCACATCCTCACCAAGGTCGAGACGCACAACCACCCGACCGCGATCTCGCCCTTCCCGGGCGCGGCCACCGGTGCCGGCGGCGAGATCCGTGACGAGGGCGCGACCGGCCGCGGTTCACGCCCCAAGGCCGGCCTGACCGGCTTCTCGGTGTCCAACCTCAACATCCCCGACTTCGCCCAGCCGTGGGAGAGCGCCACTGGCCGCCCCGAGCGCATCGCCTCGGCGCTGGACATCATGATCGAGGGGCCGCTCGGCGGCGCCGCGTTCAACAACGAATTCGGCCGCCCCAATCTGGCCGGCTATTTCCGTACCTTCGAGCAGGCCGTCGAGGGCGAGGTGCGCGGCTATCACAAGCCCATCATGATTGCCGGCGGCCTGGGCAACATCCAGGACCAGCAGTCCTTCAAGATCGAGTTCGCGCCCGGCACGCTGCTGATCCAGCTCGGCGGTCCCGGCATGCTGATCGGTCTGGGCGGCGGCGCGGCCTCCAGCATGGCGACCGGCACCAACACCGCCGATCTGGATTTCGCCTCGGTGCAGCGCGGCAACCCCGAGATCCAGCGCCGTTGTCAGGAAGTGATCGACGCGTGCTGGCAGCAGGGCGAGGCCAACCCCATCCTGTCGATCCACGACGTCGGCGCCGGAGGGCTCTCCAACGCCATGCCGGAGCTGGCCGATTCGGCCAAGCTGGGCGCGCATTTCGAGCTGCGCGAAGTGCACATCGAGGAGCCGGGCATGAGCCCGCGCGAGATCTGGAGCAACGAGTCGCAGGAGCGCTACGTGCTGGCCGTGTCGCCCGAGCGTCTGGCCGACTTCCGCGCCATCTGCGAGCGCGAGCGCTGCCCCTTCGCCGTGCTCGGCACGGCCACCGATGACGGCCACCTGACCGTCACTGACCGCCACTTCGGCAACAAGCCGGTCGACATGGAAATGCAGGTGCTGCTCGGCAAGCCGCCGAAGATGACGCGCGAAGTCTCGCGCCGCGCCGTGCATCTGCCGCCCTTCGACCTGACCGACATCGATCTCGCGGAAGCCGCCTTCCGCGTGCTGCGTCTGCCGACGGTGGCGAGCAAGAACTTCCTCATCACCATCGGTGACCGCTCGGTGGGCGGCCTCACGGCGCGCGATCAGATGGTCGGCCCGTGGCAGATTCCGGTGGCCGATGTGGCCGTCACGTCACTGGATTTTCACGGCTACAAGGGCGAGGCCTTCGCGATGGGTGAGCGCACCCCGCTGGCCTGCCTGGATGCGCCGGCCTCCGGCCGCATGGCGGTGGGCGAGGCGATCACCAACATCGCTGCGGCCGACATCGCCGAGCTGGGTCAGGTCAAGCTCTCCGCCAACTGGATGGCCGCGGCCGGCCACAAGGGCGAGGACGCGCGGCTGTTCGACACCGTCGCCACCGTCTCGCGCTTCTGCCAGGACGCGGGGCTGTCGATTCCGGTGGGCAAGGATTCGCTGTCCATGCGCACCGCCTGGAACGAGAACGGCGAAGACAAACAGGTGGTCGCGCCGCTGTCGCTGATCGTGACCTCGTTTGCGCCGGTGGCCGACGTGCGCCGCACGCTCACGCCGCAACTGCGGCTGGAGCAGGGCGTGGAAACCGAACTGCTGCTGATCGATCTCGGCGATGGCGCCAACCGCCTCGGCGGCTCGGCGCTGGCGCAGGTATATGGCTCGGTCGGCGAGAGCGCGCCGGACGTGTCGGCAGAATGTCTCGCGGCCTTCTTCGCGGCCATACAGTCGCTGCGCGCGGACGGCCTGCTGCTGGCCTATCACGACCGCAGCGACGGCGGCCTGTTCGCCACGCTGTGCGAGATGGCGTTCGCCTCCAGGTGCGGTCTGTCCATCGTGCTCGACACCGTGTGCTATGACGCGCAGGCCAACGACGTGGACGGCCTCGACAAGCAGCCCGACACCCTCAAGGGCCGCTTCACCGACCGCATCCTCGCAGGACTGTTCGCCGAGGAACTGGGTGCGGTGGTGCAGATCCGCCGCGACGACCGCTCCCGCGTGGCCGGCGTGCTGCGCGAAGCGGGTCTGGCCTGCCACTTCATCGGCGAGCCGAATGACACGGACGCGCTGCGCATCCGCCGCAACGCCAAACTGGTGTTCGAGGCGCCGCGCGCCGAACTGCTGCAGGCCTGGTCCGAGACCAGCCACCGCATCGCCGCGCTGCGCGACGACGCCGAGTGCGCGCGCGAGGAATTCGAGGCGCTGGCCGACGCCGGGGACCCCGGCCTGTCCGTGGCGCTCTCCTTCGATCCGGCCGACGACGTGGCTGCGCCGATGATCAATACCGGCGCGCGCCCGAAGATCGCCATTCTGCGCGAGCAGGGCGTCAATTCGCAGGTCGAGATGGCCGCCGCCTTCGAGCGTGCCGGCTTCGACGCCTTCGACGTACACATGTCCGACCTGCAGGCGGGTCGCCGCGATCTGGCCGATTTCCACGGCCTGGCCGCCTGCGGCGGCTTCTCCTACGGCGACGTCCTCGGCGCCGGTCAGGGCTGGGCCAAGTCCATCCTGTTCAATCCGCAGCTGCGTGCCGGCTTCGAGGCCTTCTTCGGGCGCGACGACACCTTCGCGCTGGGCGTGTGCAACGGCTGCCAGATGATGGCGCATCTGGCCGAAATCATTCCCGGTGCGGCGCATTGGCCGACCTTCCAGCGCAACCGCAGCGAGCAGTTCGAGGCGCGCTTCGTGATGGCCGAGATCGTCGAGAGCCCTTCGATCCTGTTTGCCGGCATGGCGGGCAGCCGCATGCCCATCGTCGTGAGCCACGGCGAGGGCAGGGCGGTGTTCTCTTCCGACGCCGATCGCGCGGGGGCGATTGCCGCCGTGCGCTACGTCGACAACCGCGGCGCCGTGGCGGAGAAGTACCCGGCCAACCCCAACGGCTCGTCGGACGGTCTGACCGGCTTCACCACGCCCGACGGACGCTTCACGATCATGATGCCGCACCCGGAGCGCAGCTTCCGCACGGTGCAGATGAGCTGGGCGCCCGAATCGCTGGGCGAGGATTCGCCGTGGGCGCGCATGTTCCGCAACGCGCGCGTCTGGCTGGGATGA